In the genome of Juglans microcarpa x Juglans regia isolate MS1-56 chromosome 6S, Jm3101_v1.0, whole genome shotgun sequence, the window ACCAACACTCCACCCTCTGTCTCCACAAGCAACCTTCCACCCAAGGAACTCCAAGAACCACCGAATAGATACACCAAATTTTTTCAGCAAAATCTCCTCCTGCAAGAATATGATTAATGTCTTCATAAGTATAACTGGAACAACAATCACAACGGGAAGCGACAAGAATACCAATTCTGCAAATTCTGTCATCCACAAGAAGACAATCATGTATGGCCTTACACATAgtgatcaaaattttttttggaagaggAGAATGCCAAATCCATTTTGCCCAAGGGAAATCTAGACCCCTCAAACGAATACAATTCTAACCACTCTTAGTAGAGAAATTTCCGTCATCATTAGGGAGCCATATCAATATATCTTTCCCATGTTTAACCCTACCTAGCTGCAAAATAATGTCTTTAGCTTTTTGATGACCAACCAACCGAGCAAAAATCTCCATATTCCAACCCAACCCAGTTTTACAATCTTCCAACTTAAGATTTGGCATATCCGAAATCTGAATATTATCGCAAAGAGGGGCATCATCAGCCCActtatcatgccaaaaaaggAGCTTACCCTCCCGAACTTTCCATTTAGAATTAGCTTGCATTAAATGAATACTTTGCAAGATCATCTTCTAGAAAATAGACCATTTCTTAGGATCCACCATAGAAATATGTCTATCACCAACATACTTAGCATGAAAAAAAGGAGCTTACCCTCCGAATCATTcctgataatattaaaatctcccaTCACCATCCATGGTAACTGGTGAATATTAGCCGCCATCAAAGAATCCCACAGTCTTCTACACCCCAAATAGGAGCATTTCGCATATACAAATGTAAATTGGACAACATTCGGATTATCAATACGAACTGTCAAGAGTTGATCTCCCATATACTCAACAACAAGATTTAATTCCTGAACCCAAAATATCCATAACTTATCTCCGTCATCAACATTAGAGCAACAACAGTCAAATCACAAACGATCACGCCACAAATCTAAACAGGAATTACTTACCATTGGCTCAGCAATAACAAGAATTTTAGGAAGAAATTTTGATACCAATTTTTTAAGACGCTTTCTCGACGTTCCAATCTCCCGAGCATTCCAATACAAGAAAGATGTCTTCATAAATTAAGCCGGGCGGGCTTATTTACAACCCTGGAAGAACCTCTTAACTTAATACATTTCCCCTTCCATTTATTGTTCAAATGAGAATCTGAATCTGAGGCCACAAGATTGTCTTTAGCTAAGTGTTCTAAAGCCCCTTCCAAATCCGAATTTGAGCAAGTGTGATCATTTGAGCAATAATTCGTACGTTCAACCTCCTCACAAACTGGATCACATCCTTCCTGGGTAGAGACTTCATCTAGCGTCCGTTGATCATGGCCTTCCGTATGTATATCCTCCATAATGGGTGCAAGCATGACCCCAGTTTGCAAACTTGCCATATCAGAAATAAGACCTATTGCCAACTCTTCTTGGACTATATCCAAATGCAAACCATCATTTCCTTTTAATGGCTCAGGTGCCACCGAAATCCCCTCCTTAAGAACCACCACCTCGGTAACAGCCAGTTCTGCATCCATTGATATACCATGCCCAACCTGGTCAATAACTGGACTGCCCCTAGTCAGCAACTAAGTTGTGGAACCAAGCTCTCCGTCGTTAACAACCTCTTCCTGCTCTAGTGTTGGAACAGCTTCAGTTCCTCTACCTTCAACAACATTCATTCGGTCCGTTTCCGAACTCTCCAATACCTGAACATTTGGAATAAATTTCTTCTCATTCAACGGCCTCTCTCCCACCTTGCTAGATTCACCCTTCTGAACAAGACTCCCACCCTTGGTTTCCTTGATAACCCAAGCTTGTTTGTCATTGCCTTATCTTTTGGTTCCTGCAgcttcacattctgtttcttgCCTTCACCTTTACAAGTCTTGGAGTTATGGCCTTGAACATAACACCTTTGACAATATGCCGGCAATGTCTCAAACTCAATAATTTGATAAAGACTTTGAGGATTTCGGGGGGTACCAATCCACAAAGCCTGAATAGGCTCTTTAGAAATATCCATCTCTAAACAGAGTCTTGCGCCGTCTGTACGAGTAGCACATCGAGTGGGATTGTCTCACTTTAGAAATCTTCCAATTGGAGCCATAATGCTGCGAAGGAAAGACTCATGATAATAGTTTGGTGGAAGACCCGGCATCGTGATCCACACTGGCACACAGACAGGTTCTTGGTCTTCTTGGAATTCAGTAGTCCAATGAAATACTCTATATGGTACTCCATTGATTTCACAATTCTCACGAGCGAATGCCTTAACAAAATCTTCCTCCAAAGCCAGTCACACGAATACGTTCTGCGGCCTACTCATGGATGAAACAATCGGTTGGTTCGACAGACCCCATCTTGCTCTGATGAATGCTCTTATGAAATCAAGATAGGGTCTTTGTCGAAGGAATTTCAATACTAGGGAGTATTGAAAAGGTATAGCCGAGCTGTCCACTTCATCTTTAGATAAGACAATACATACCTTTCCATCAACAATTTTGTGAGAGCGGAAGGGTACCACGACTTCAGGGATGGGCTGAGGGGTCTCTAGGACCATGTCTGCAAAGGATATGAGGAGAGGAGCAGCCACCGAAATGGCCTAATGGCCTTCGGCGGTAGCCATGCAAAGCCCCAATCGCTCACGTAGATTGGAGCGTTTCTTGGAGTGAAGAAAGCAAGGAAGGCAAAGAAGCCAAGGAAATGTGAGGTAAGAGAAAAGTTTTTGGATTTGTTTTCCACTACTCTTCACGTCTTAAATCTGGAATTGGGGATGATGCCATTGGATAGTCAGGAATATGGAAGCAGTGAAAATGGAGCCACAAGCAAATATGGGCTCAACCCATCCTCCACAAGCAGTAGCGATGATAACTCTCAAGAGTTGGGTAGGAAAGCCAGCCGGAAGTAAGGTCCTTGAGCAAATTAACTCAATACTTCCTTTCCAAAATATGACTCAATTGGgtaagaaaaacaaaacgaCGAAATCGAATGGATAAGAGAAGTTGAGAGGATTCGCCAATTTTGGACTCGAGAGACTTGAAAGAGAAGTGAGAGGATTCGAGAGAGTAGAGGCCAAAAGAGACGAAATAGAATGAGTCaggatttttaaaaaaaaaaaggattacgGATAACCGGATTACAAATAGGTATCTTACATTTGGGCTGATAATCGGCCGGATGCATTCGATTATGAGTTTTGGACCGGAAAAAAGGGGCCATAACTGCTTGGATGCATCCGAATTCCAAGTTTCGGATCggaccgaaaaaaaaaaaaaaaggggcggTTCAACATCCCTACTCTAGAGATGGCAATAAGCACGGactttaaaaccaaaaattttctcatTGAAAGCTTTTAAGAATCCCGATCAAAAGATTTATGTCTTGGGCTTAAAGCAAAGATCTAAAACagaaaagcatatatatatatatatatatatatataatcgtgaTCTTCGGGAAATTATGAAGCTTTTAATTCATGCAATATTATGCAAACAAGGAATTTTCGGGCTTTCCTTCCGCACGCAGATCGAGCTccagagagagaagagaagaaaaacaaaatgctctaccttttttttttttttttttgaagcaaCAAAATGCTCTACTTGGTAACGCCTACCAGTAAGAGCGACGGTTTATATGCATTGATACTGCTTTATTTATGGTAGATTCTGAAAGAGCGGAATAAGATGTAAAGGGACAACCAACTTGACAGTCTCGCTCATCTTTCCATACAAAGCCAGAGACGCTTCCCTTCCTTGAGCCTTTATGCTCTCTCCTCCTTTTCTCCCTTTTCTTccagttttttccttttttcttgttttatgggttttgtatacccagctagctagctggctgGGTCTGGATCGATCAGAATCTTCGAGGAAacacaaccccccccccccccccccccccccccccccccccccccccccccccccccccccccccctctaaaaaaaaaaaaaaaaatcggtttTCTTGTTAGCTAGCTACCAATATTTATCTGAATATTCTAGTCATTGTTTCATAACTTGTTCGTCGTCTCGTGCTCTGTCGTACCCTCTAATTAAGAGATAACTCATGATCAGTTACTGGAGAGGGACACAGAAGTCTGCTGTCCAGTCTTCTTCGACACATGATTATGTTAAGCTAATGGACGAATTAAATCAAGGGAGTCAGATTCTTGGTGATGATCATCATAAAATGCCTTCCGCGGCTGAGAACGCAGACTACTCAAGGTCAAGAATTTTGGGCGATAATATATATACCAACGGGAATGGGAGGCTTTGCATCGAGCTGAAGGTTACCAAGGCCAAGTTGGTTGATCAACAACAGAAACAAGAACACCCTCTTCCTGTTGTTGCAAAAGAGTTCCCTCGCATCTGCAACATTTGCGATAAAGGCTTTGGCTCTGGCAAAGCCCTTGGCGGTCACATGAGAATGCATGTTCAAGCCAGAAACAAGGAGCTCCTCGAAAATATTCAGAACCCAAAGTTCAAGAAGCACCCCACTGCCGCTGATGATCTTTCCACTGCTCGTCGAGCCAAAACCCATGCAAGCGTTTCATTCATCGGCGAACCCACTTGTTACGTTTGCGGTAAGAAATTCCCGACCACAAAAGCATTGTTTGGCCACATGAGGTCTCATCCTGGAAGGCCCTGGCGAGGAGTTGTACCACCTCCACCAGAGAAAACCAACGCAAGCTCTTCGTCATCGACCCTATCGGATGATAAGATTGGTTCTGCTAGTGCAAGTATTACCTCTTCAGAGGCTATCGTGGTTAATTTGTCAGGTTCTCTATCGGCCTGGAAGGTCACTGGTAAGAGAGGCCGGAAAAGCATCGCCGCCTCCACCCGCTGTTACGGAACTTCTGGTCTTTCCCAGGGTCTAGAGGAGGGGATGCAAGAAGCTGTCTACGATCTCATGATGCTGGCTAATTCCAAtccaaagaaaagataaattgaCGACTCAGATCCCCAGGTGGCCATTGACAATATGGATTCCCCAACAAACGCAAGGAATTTAACATCGAGGAACGAGAAGCTAAGCAGCCATGATGAACATGTACCCAAAAAGATCAATGAGGACAAGGGGAACGAAAAGACTACTCTAGAAACTGCTCCATCAAATGCGAATTGGAAATTATCGCGGGAGGATGGAGACTGGCGACCCAGAGACTACTTTTACAGGAACGGCGCTGCTCATGAGCGTGAAGATCTGTTGCATCTAAACTATTCTGATAACAGTGAGCTCGTTTCTGATCACGATGAGATCTCGGGGAAAATGATGATAAGGAAGGTCAGGAAGAAAAGCAGAAAGACTATGGATCATAGTCACATTAATAAGGTTCCAGTAACATCCAATATTAGATCATACATATGCAGTATTTGCAATAAATCATTCCCAACTCACCAAGCTTTGGGGGGTCATAAGTCCAtccataacaaattaatgaagtACAGGCAGACTATGGATGAATCTCATTTAGCAGCAAATGACTCAGCTACTGACGATATTTATGGACACCAAGTGGATGATCAAACTCATGTACTTGCAGCAGGCACGTACCGATGCAAGATTTGCAACAAGACATTCCCAACAGGTCAGGCATTTGGGGGTCACAAAAGATGTCATGTGGAATTGCAATCGAGTCAATTACCTGAAGAAGCTAAAGCTCAATCTAGTCAAGTAACATCAGCCGGAGAAGCCAGTCAGATCACAGGTCGAAgaatttttgattttgatctcaATGACCTTCCAGCTATGGAGGTACTTGAAGAAGGTATCGACGTTGAGTCTGTCTTGTATGTACGGATTTAATTCATGACTGAACACGCAGCAGCtagttaaataatttttatggttCATCCTCGAACAATTCAGTTGGTCGGTTCAAGTTCAATcttaattggatttttttttttttttgcctctgTCATGATATATAgttcattaatttattataattattaaatccttttttctttttagactGGTCTTGGTTGCATGCAGTAGTGAGATTAACGGTTACGTAAAGAGGAACCCTCTTGGTTCTTTCATGTATTAATTAATGTCCAGCAGGCTAGCTGGCTCGCTTTTTAGAAAAGATCTGAAATAGCTTATAAATTTGCAGTACGCGTCTAATTTGACGATGATCTCTATCTAATTTATAGCTATGATGAGAGggaagtaataaataattagtcAAGCATAACATTAATAATTCGGCCTAATTTCTggttattatttgaatttgcaGTACTACTCCAttttaattcaatatatatatatatatatatgttataagcTGGTTATACGCATGCATGCCAATTTACGTGATGACTACATTAAAAGGTTTGTTAATTTGAGAGGAgcctataatataatataagaaaatataatatgcaCGAGAATCCCTCGCAAGCTAGCTAGATGATCAAGAAGCAACTAATTGTTAGCTATGAGCTAGCTGCAATGGCATGGCCTGGCCTGGCCAGGGTACGTTTGGGCAGTGAAAAGTGTTGAGAaagagttgtgaatagtagtaaaaaaataataataaaataataataaaatattgaatagtactAGTAAAacgtaatgaatagtagtaaaaaataaataaaaaataataataaaataataaatagtagtggagTATTCTGAAAATACTTAAagtattattgatatgaaaatCAAAGTTAATTTTGTATCTTCCACGAAGACCCGCCTAGCTAACAATAGGCAGGCACCGGAAAAAATAGTgtaaagaataaagaaagagagtGATATGGAAATGGTACGCTACTGCTCCCCGTCACCATGATCCACTTTTCTACACAATGCCACAAGGTAAACGTGATAGTAATGCAAACAGTACATATTTAGGAATGAAGGTGAAGAGGTTGCCACCAGATATTCCAATAGTTTTTTGCTTTATTGTTGTGTAAAATATGTATCTTACTCTTCTCTTCCGGTCGAATTTGATGTAAAAGAATTAACATTGTCGTTCGCAAATTTCTAGTACGAAAAATATTGCACGATTGGACATAAAAAACCGATTATTAATACTGCACCGACACCTAATTAACAAGGAAGACGAAAAAACACGTTCCACATAATAACAATGaaacttaacattcaaatatttcatgcaccaaaaaaaaaaaaaaaacaaatccgCTGCTCTCATGCTTAGGTcggcaccaccaccaccaacccCCCAGGTGGAGGCGATGACTGCAAGACAACATACCAAAACACcgtaacaaaaaatatcaactgTATTAAAAAACACGATGTCAGTTTACACGCCCTCTGCAACTTCAAAACCTCTTTAGCCCCTACTCTATCTTCACTGTACGTCTCCAACTCTGGTCGTTTCTCAACCATCATGGCCTTGCTTTGTGCCTCTCCAAGTTTGTTCTGAACCTGCGATTGCTTCCCAGCCAGAAAATCTTGTTCCTCTGAGAATTGTTCACCTGCAGCCTCCTTCATTTTCTGTACTGTCCTTGTTATTGCCAGGTGCTCAACCTCAGCTTCAATCTTTTGCTTGAAGAGACTCTCAAGCTCTGTCTCTCTACATTTTTCATCCTCTATCCCTATGGAGGTGCTTGATTCTTCCTTTGGTGACTTGCTCCTGCTTATTGTGGCCTCAAGTTCAACAATCCTCGAGTCCTTTGCCTCAAGCATGGCCCCCATCTCCTCCAATTTGCTCTctaaaaatctcaaatcctTCATCAAGCTTAATGCTTGGGATTCCAAGGAAGTCAAAGCAGTTTGTCTAATCTTTACAGATCCCA includes:
- the LOC121236717 gene encoding zinc finger protein AZF1-like — encoded protein: MDSPTNARNLTSRNEKLSSHDEHVPKKINEDKGNEKTTLETAPSNANWKLSREDGDWRPRDYFYRNGAAHEREDLLHLNYSDNSELVSDHDEISGKMMIRKVRKKSRKTMDHSHINKVPVTSNIRSYICSICNKSFPTHQALGGHKSIHNKLMKYRQTMDESHLAANDSATDDIYGHQVDDQTHVLAAGTYRCKICNKTFPTGQAFGGHKRCHVELQSSQLPEEAKAQSSQVTSAGEASQITGRRIFDFDLNDLPAMEVLEEGIDVESVLYVRI